Proteins encoded in a region of the Paenibacillus pedocola genome:
- a CDS encoding VOC family protein, with protein sequence MTQEIWINLPVKDVERSTAFFNSIGFHAVSVGNERSKLAIGQTTILLFPDAAFEKFTGSTIADTSQCAEVIFSIGAESREEVDAFIQKVEFAGGNIFGKPSEVDGWMYGAGFADLDGHRWNLLYMDESKMPKR encoded by the coding sequence ATGACACAGGAGATCTGGATTAACCTGCCGGTTAAAGATGTTGAGAGGTCAACTGCCTTTTTCAATTCGATTGGATTCCATGCGGTGAGCGTTGGTAACGAGAGATCCAAGCTTGCCATAGGGCAAACGACGATTCTGCTGTTCCCGGATGCGGCGTTTGAGAAATTCACAGGTTCAACAATCGCTGATACTTCCCAATGCGCAGAAGTCATCTTTTCCATTGGTGCAGAAAGCAGAGAAGAAGTAGATGCCTTTATTCAAAAAGTAGAGTTTGCCGGAGGAAATATCTTTGGCAAGCCAAGTGAAGTGGACGGCTGGATGTACGGCGCAGGCTTTGCCGACCTGGACGGTCACCGCTGGAACCTGCTGTACATGGATGAGAGCAAAATGCCGAAACGCTAA
- a CDS encoding glutaredoxin family protein — protein MSQSVIVYSTSGCSDCNQVKQLLTEQGIPFEVRDVMTSTVYQEEVEKLGFMGVPVTVSGEYAVKGFNLPELKELIAAAK, from the coding sequence ATGAGCCAGTCTGTAATTGTCTACTCTACATCCGGCTGCAGCGACTGCAATCAGGTAAAACAGCTGCTCACAGAACAAGGCATTCCGTTCGAAGTGCGCGATGTTATGACCAGTACAGTCTATCAGGAGGAAGTAGAGAAGCTCGGCTTCATGGGAGTACCTGTCACTGTATCCGGAGAATATGCGGTCAAAGGCTTCAACCTTCCTGAGCTTAAGGAACTTATTGCTGCAGCGAAATAA
- the ytxJ gene encoding bacillithiol system redox-active protein YtxJ: MSIQQLHTLDELHQYVGQPGKKLLFKHSTTCPISAKANEEFLAFVQSSDTPAAIVHVIEDRPVSNQIAEEFGIKHESPQIFLLEDGEVRWNTSHWKITRDAIKEAVSK; this comes from the coding sequence ATGTCTATTCAACAACTTCATACTCTGGATGAACTGCACCAATATGTCGGGCAACCCGGCAAGAAACTGCTTTTTAAGCACAGCACAACCTGCCCGATCAGCGCCAAAGCTAACGAAGAGTTTCTGGCGTTTGTACAGAGCTCTGATACGCCGGCAGCTATTGTTCATGTGATTGAAGACCGTCCGGTCTCGAACCAGATTGCTGAAGAATTCGGCATCAAACACGAATCTCCGCAAATTTTTCTGCTGGAAGACGGAGAAGTCCGCTGGAACACCTCCCACTGGAAAATCACCCGCGATGCCATCAAGGAGGCAGTGAGCAAATGA
- a CDS encoding MerR family transcriptional regulator: MKIGELAARTGVSVRSLRYYERQGLLTPLREANGYREYSPLAVETVETIKLYLNLGLSTEEIAGFLHCVLKNKESFCAEVMPLYRSKLKEIERQIIELSQIRLNLQQRMAAMQQEQMESGTAEHGNTELENS; the protein is encoded by the coding sequence ATGAAAATAGGTGAACTTGCAGCGCGGACAGGTGTCAGTGTCCGTTCCCTGCGATATTATGAGCGTCAAGGATTGCTTACACCGCTCCGGGAGGCCAACGGCTACCGTGAGTATTCGCCGCTGGCCGTCGAAACGGTAGAGACGATTAAGCTGTATTTGAATCTGGGGCTGTCGACAGAGGAGATTGCCGGATTTCTGCATTGTGTACTGAAGAATAAAGAGTCCTTCTGTGCAGAGGTGATGCCGCTCTACCGCAGCAAGCTGAAGGAGATTGAACGCCAGATTATAGAACTGAGCCAGATCAGGCTCAACCTCCAGCAGCGGATGGCTGCAATGCAGCAGGAGCAGATGGAGAGCGGGACTGCTGAGCACGGAAATACTGAACTGGAAAATAGTTAA
- a CDS encoding thioredoxin family protein, whose amino-acid sequence MAIMNVEHAGALRAELNRSGTVLVDYGAPRCGPCRTLLPILEELDEEYADSVSIVKVNCDELPELASEAGVMGLPTVVVYSGGQPVEKLVGLRPKSVYQGVLRKYAAVSSSTS is encoded by the coding sequence ATGGCAATTATGAATGTGGAGCATGCGGGAGCCCTGCGGGCGGAGCTGAACCGGAGCGGAACAGTGCTGGTTGATTATGGTGCGCCGAGGTGCGGACCCTGCAGAACGCTGCTGCCGATTCTGGAGGAACTGGATGAGGAGTATGCGGACAGCGTGTCTATAGTAAAGGTAAACTGTGATGAGCTGCCTGAGCTGGCGTCGGAGGCTGGCGTCATGGGCCTGCCTACTGTGGTCGTGTACAGCGGAGGACAGCCGGTGGAGAAGCTGGTCGGTCTGCGTCCGAAATCTGTCTATCAAGGCGTATTGCGAAAGTATGCCGCGGTGAGCAGCAGTACCAGTTAA
- a CDS encoding CHAD domain-containing protein has product MTVEQLTKDRQASKTRQWEQAMIKLYVNFRDYSKDALKDFGDEDIHQARVNSRKLLTLLSILDPDHSSTGELYSTFKQAQKMLGKVRDADVLIHSFKERRKLAKEDGDDKTAELLKAVIKHQKEKRKEYRKKLETGLAQLTGKELDRLWTAFLAGPLEALTAKRDANVVMRELEVAFEQKKKACKTLFKEPEAESKAAFEALHELRISAKELRYTASAAGFALNQKFHAHEEIYKNIQEQLGVINDKRVWLDTLQSIGRDELGVGKKAWGAFTGSLREEILEALHQNEVVPVPASFAERPAAVLNEQ; this is encoded by the coding sequence ATGACCGTCGAACAGCTAACGAAGGACCGGCAAGCCAGTAAGACCCGTCAGTGGGAACAGGCGATGATCAAGCTCTATGTTAACTTCCGTGATTACAGCAAGGACGCACTGAAGGATTTCGGAGATGAGGATATTCATCAGGCGAGGGTAAACAGCCGCAAGCTGCTGACGCTGCTGTCGATTCTTGATCCCGATCATTCCTCCACCGGAGAGCTATACAGCACTTTTAAACAGGCCCAGAAGATGCTCGGCAAGGTCAGGGATGCAGATGTTCTGATTCATTCCTTCAAAGAGCGGCGCAAACTGGCGAAGGAAGACGGCGATGACAAGACAGCTGAGCTGCTGAAGGCCGTCATTAAGCATCAGAAGGAGAAACGGAAAGAGTACCGCAAGAAGCTGGAAACCGGGCTTGCGCAGCTGACCGGAAAGGAATTGGACAGGCTCTGGACGGCTTTTCTCGCCGGACCCCTGGAAGCCCTGACCGCCAAACGGGACGCAAACGTCGTCATGCGTGAGCTGGAGGTGGCCTTCGAACAGAAAAAAAAGGCCTGCAAAACGTTGTTTAAAGAACCTGAAGCGGAGTCCAAGGCCGCCTTCGAGGCCCTGCATGAGCTAAGAATATCGGCTAAGGAGCTGCGGTATACCGCGAGCGCCGCGGGTTTTGCACTCAATCAGAAATTTCATGCCCATGAAGAAATCTATAAGAACATTCAGGAGCAGCTGGGAGTGATTAATGACAAGCGGGTCTGGCTGGACACCCTGCAGTCCATTGGACGCGATGAGCTTGGCGTCGGTAAAAAGGCCTGGGGCGCATTTACCGGCAGCCTCAGAGAAGAGATACTGGAAGCCCTGCACCAGAACGAGGTTGTCCCGGTTCCGGCTTCATTTGCCGAACGGCCTGCAGCAGTGCTGAATGAACAATAA
- a CDS encoding lipoate--protein ligase family protein, producing the protein MVSHEGLGLLSRLFDGQEQRTTSVLPAEMAVFEHFAGEQPVTGAEDMLIPFAYEETLCRDVGAGTVPPSLHLWSHPGGVALGLRDSKLPFAAAAMAELEGAGIRTAVRHSGGAAVPLDAGIVNVSLILPKAPGKLDFHDDFRLLASLIAEAAAVSHPQAAARIRAGEIAGSYCPGDFDLAIGGRKFCGIAQRRQSSAYFVHAFVVVSGSGQERGELIRGFYETASGGDESLVYPRVRPETIAALGELGGPDAAAVFAAGIRQAAASRGVQLTSAAQLRQETGYDLQYSDPRVLEAAEILRERYAR; encoded by the coding sequence GTGGTTTCTCATGAGGGCTTGGGGCTATTAAGCAGACTCTTTGACGGGCAGGAGCAGAGAACGACCAGCGTTCTTCCTGCGGAAATGGCGGTTTTTGAGCATTTTGCCGGAGAACAGCCGGTCACGGGAGCGGAGGATATGCTGATTCCGTTCGCTTATGAAGAGACGCTGTGCCGGGACGTTGGAGCGGGAACGGTCCCGCCGTCCCTGCATCTTTGGAGTCACCCCGGAGGGGTTGCGCTGGGTCTGCGGGACAGCAAGCTGCCCTTTGCCGCTGCAGCGATGGCGGAGCTTGAAGGGGCGGGAATCCGCACGGCAGTCCGGCATTCCGGCGGTGCCGCCGTGCCGCTTGACGCGGGGATTGTCAATGTGTCCCTGATTCTCCCGAAAGCTCCGGGCAAGCTGGACTTTCACGATGATTTCCGGCTGCTGGCCTCGCTGATTGCCGAGGCCGCAGCCGTAAGCCATCCGCAGGCCGCGGCAAGGATCAGGGCCGGAGAAATCGCCGGCTCGTACTGCCCGGGCGATTTCGATCTGGCGATCGGCGGCCGCAAGTTCTGCGGCATTGCCCAGCGCAGGCAGAGCAGCGCGTACTTCGTGCACGCGTTTGTGGTCGTCTCCGGCTCCGGACAGGAGCGCGGGGAGCTGATCCGCGGATTCTATGAGACTGCGTCCGGAGGGGACGAGTCTCTGGTCTATCCGCGGGTCCGCCCGGAGACGATTGCCGCGCTTGGCGAGCTTGGCGGGCCGGATGCAGCGGCGGTGTTTGCTGCAGGCATCCGGCAGGCGGCCGCCAGCCGGGGTGTGCAGCTGACCTCTGCCGCGCAGCTGCGGCAGGAGACGGGGTATGATCTCCAGTACAGCGATCCCCGTGTGCTGGAGGCGGCGGAGATCCTGCGGGAGCGGTATGCCCGCTGA
- a CDS encoding carbon-nitrogen family hydrolase encodes MKISLIQLDIAFGNPGANYAAAEQLIRRAAAAKPDCLILPELWTTGYDLTRLEQIADPDGAQTKAMISSLALEYGINIVAGSVASKQSAGITNSMFVFNREGGLAGAYSKLHLFRLMDEHLYLQPGEAKGLFTLDGALCAGLICYDIRFPEWVRAHTALGAEVLFVSAEWPMPRLAHWRALLISRAIENQCYVIACNRAGADPANVFAGHSMIIDPWGDVISEAAESEMILSGSIDLQKVREVRQQIPIFTDRRPELYL; translated from the coding sequence ATGAAAATATCCCTGATTCAGCTCGATATAGCATTTGGCAATCCCGGGGCAAATTATGCTGCGGCGGAACAGCTTATCCGCAGGGCTGCCGCAGCAAAGCCCGATTGCCTCATCCTGCCTGAGCTATGGACGACCGGATACGATTTGACCCGACTGGAGCAGATTGCCGATCCAGACGGTGCACAGACAAAGGCCATGATCTCTTCACTCGCGCTGGAATACGGCATCAACATTGTGGCCGGTTCTGTTGCCAGCAAGCAGTCTGCCGGGATTACCAACAGCATGTTCGTCTTCAACCGTGAAGGCGGGCTGGCCGGTGCATACAGCAAGCTGCATCTGTTCCGGCTGATGGATGAGCATCTGTATCTGCAGCCGGGGGAAGCCAAGGGGCTGTTCACTCTGGACGGGGCTTTATGCGCCGGGCTGATCTGCTACGATATCCGCTTCCCGGAATGGGTCCGCGCCCACACGGCGCTTGGTGCCGAGGTGCTGTTCGTCAGTGCCGAATGGCCGATGCCGCGGCTTGCCCACTGGCGCGCCCTGCTGATCAGCCGGGCGATCGAGAATCAATGCTACGTGATCGCCTGCAACCGTGCTGGAGCTGATCCGGCGAACGTCTTTGCCGGACATTCGATGATTATTGATCCTTGGGGGGACGTTATAAGTGAAGCTGCAGAGAGCGAGATGATTCTGAGCGGAAGCATTGATCTGCAAAAGGTCCGTGAGGTGCGCCAGCAGATTCCTATCTTCACTGACCGGCGGCCTGAGCTGTACTTGTAG
- a CDS encoding MarR family winged helix-turn-helix transcriptional regulator has product MTGHQPDEERIFELLQALNKGISPKFERCAGISPTRLRLLHELFQVEEISQIALQKEIDIDAAAITRHLKGLEESGMVTRRNNPVDNRVTLVSLTQQGRDKVHCYKEEKNRFISSLLTGFDEQDRKSLVDKLTRLQHNINLL; this is encoded by the coding sequence TTGACGGGACATCAGCCTGACGAAGAACGCATATTTGAACTGCTGCAGGCGCTGAACAAGGGAATAAGCCCGAAGTTTGAACGATGTGCCGGCATCAGCCCCACAAGGCTCCGCCTGCTCCATGAGCTGTTCCAGGTTGAAGAGATCAGCCAGATTGCGCTGCAGAAGGAAATCGATATCGATGCCGCAGCCATTACCCGCCATTTGAAGGGTCTGGAAGAGAGCGGAATGGTCACCCGCCGTAACAACCCTGTAGACAATAGAGTTACTTTGGTCTCACTGACCCAGCAAGGGCGGGATAAGGTGCATTGCTACAAGGAAGAGAAGAACCGTTTTATCAGCAGTTTACTTACCGGATTTGACGAGCAGGACCGCAAGTCACTCGTGGATAAGCTTACCCGGCTGCAGCATAATATCAATCTACTGTAG
- a CDS encoding nitroreductase family protein, which yields MNATKTNDFTSIITGRRSVRQYDPSVKISKEEMTEILTEATLAPSSVNMQPWRFLIIESAEAKAKLATIAKFNQQQVETSAAMIAVFGDLNNFEYAEEIYGTAVERGLMPKEVKEGQLSRLAVHFANLPADINRETVMIDGGLVSMQLMLAARAHGYDTNAIGGFEKDQIAEMFGMDKERYIPVMLISIGKAAAEGYQSVRLPIDKIAEWK from the coding sequence ATGAATGCAACGAAAACAAATGACTTCACATCGATTATTACAGGCCGCCGCTCCGTGCGCCAATATGATCCAAGTGTCAAAATCAGCAAGGAAGAAATGACCGAAATTCTTACAGAAGCTACCCTGGCTCCATCCTCAGTAAACATGCAGCCTTGGCGCTTCCTGATCATTGAAAGTGCCGAAGCCAAAGCCAAGCTGGCGACGATCGCCAAGTTTAACCAGCAGCAGGTTGAAACCTCAGCCGCTATGATCGCTGTGTTCGGCGATTTGAACAACTTCGAGTATGCTGAAGAAATCTATGGTACTGCAGTAGAGCGCGGCTTGATGCCGAAGGAAGTGAAAGAAGGCCAGCTGTCCCGTCTGGCAGTACATTTCGCCAATCTGCCTGCCGATATCAACAGAGAAACCGTAATGATTGACGGTGGCCTGGTCTCCATGCAGCTAATGCTGGCTGCCCGTGCCCATGGATATGATACCAATGCTATCGGCGGTTTCGAAAAGGACCAGATTGCCGAAATGTTCGGTATGGACAAAGAACGGTACATTCCGGTAATGCTGATCTCCATCGGGAAAGCTGCTGCTGAAGGCTATCAATCCGTACGTCTGCCGATCGATAAGATTGCAGAGTGGAAATAA
- a CDS encoding putative quinol monooxygenase, with product MIIIHATLQVNPEREEQFLAEAETLLNATHEEEGNISYELYKHVSRSNVYIMVEEWRDAEAVAGHNASPHFTGFAAKAGEFLTAPLDVKVYNGELFSK from the coding sequence ATGATTATTATTCATGCTACACTTCAAGTGAACCCTGAACGTGAGGAGCAATTTCTGGCAGAAGCCGAGACCCTGCTGAATGCTACACATGAGGAAGAAGGCAATATTTCTTATGAGCTGTACAAGCATGTCTCCCGGAGCAATGTCTATATTATGGTGGAGGAATGGCGTGATGCCGAAGCTGTTGCCGGTCATAATGCAAGTCCGCACTTCACCGGCTTTGCGGCCAAAGCAGGCGAATTTCTGACAGCACCGCTGGATGTTAAGGTATATAACGGAGAACTGTTCAGCAAGTAA
- a CDS encoding methyl-accepting chemotaxis protein → MIQQKNRLMIWMSAATIFISILIHLLHRQFDLLSLGMIHNEEEALTIARDFAFSMNVLLALPAIFLVINIWLYSKNREHKYIPLLNTLAITFGSFSMIAGGGGTVEFHFSIFMAIAIVAYYENIMLTLIMTVLFALQHILGLLLVPELVFGVSSYPFTMMLIHALFLLMTSAATILQIISKQKITSQLEGEKTKKQNEAILLLETVKQLSDELDHTSSAVSQLSEGNIRVNTEMLQSFREVSTGLSDQSGSLVSMENSVQSITKMIEQTSQTSSTMQKRTAATEQALSENRNNTRVLYNQVSLVSETITTATETIVSLNESTQKIEGIISLIQDVATQTNLLALNASIEAARAGEHGKGFAVVASEIRKLAQRSNNSTEEIRLILNKVREESATSVSQMETGKQTSDESVASAKEFMSDFDLVYQTISQLVTAINELNGSIQTIEAASQEISNDMTNISAVIEENVASMEQLSAGSENQMNSSQQVNDKIIDLQELTHSLRRKFETS, encoded by the coding sequence ATGATCCAGCAAAAAAACAGATTAATGATTTGGATGTCAGCCGCAACGATTTTCATCAGTATTTTGATTCATCTGCTGCATAGGCAGTTTGATTTACTGAGCCTGGGCATGATTCACAACGAAGAGGAAGCCCTAACGATTGCCCGGGACTTTGCTTTTTCTATGAATGTGCTGCTGGCCCTTCCGGCCATCTTCCTGGTCATTAACATTTGGCTATACAGCAAGAACAGGGAACATAAGTACATCCCTTTATTGAATACTTTGGCCATAACCTTCGGCAGCTTCTCCATGATCGCAGGCGGGGGCGGAACGGTAGAGTTTCACTTTTCCATTTTCATGGCGATTGCAATTGTTGCCTACTACGAGAATATCATGCTTACTCTGATCATGACCGTTTTGTTTGCGCTGCAGCATATCCTTGGATTATTGCTCGTCCCTGAGCTGGTGTTCGGAGTATCGAGCTATCCTTTTACAATGATGCTTATTCATGCCTTGTTCCTGCTTATGACCTCAGCGGCTACCATCCTGCAGATCATCTCTAAGCAAAAAATTACCTCACAGCTTGAAGGGGAGAAGACTAAAAAACAGAACGAAGCTATCCTGCTCTTAGAAACGGTGAAGCAGCTCTCGGATGAGCTTGACCACACCTCCTCTGCCGTCTCTCAGCTGTCGGAAGGCAACATCCGCGTGAATACAGAGATGCTGCAATCGTTCAGGGAGGTATCCACCGGTCTGAGTGATCAAAGCGGGTCGCTGGTCAGCATGGAGAATTCCGTGCAATCTATTACCAAGATGATCGAACAGACCTCTCAGACCTCTTCCACCATGCAAAAAAGAACGGCAGCTACCGAGCAGGCCTTGTCGGAGAACCGTAATAACACAAGAGTATTATACAATCAGGTTTCCCTTGTATCCGAAACGATTACGACAGCTACTGAAACCATTGTATCCCTGAATGAGTCCACTCAAAAAATCGAAGGCATCATTTCATTAATTCAGGATGTGGCTACCCAGACCAATTTATTGGCCCTTAATGCTTCGATCGAAGCCGCAAGAGCCGGTGAGCATGGCAAGGGGTTTGCCGTGGTAGCGAGTGAAATCCGTAAACTGGCTCAACGAAGCAATAATTCCACCGAAGAAATCAGGCTCATTCTCAATAAAGTACGGGAAGAAAGTGCCACTTCTGTATCGCAAATGGAGACCGGCAAACAGACCTCGGATGAGTCTGTTGCCTCTGCCAAAGAATTCATGTCAGATTTCGACCTGGTGTATCAAACCATCAGCCAGCTGGTGACAGCGATTAACGAGCTGAATGGATCCATTCAGACTATCGAAGCAGCATCACAGGAAATATCCAATGATATGACGAATATTTCCGCCGTTATCGAGGAGAATGTGGCTTCCATGGAGCAGCTGTCTGCAGGCAGTGAAAATCAAATGAATTCCTCCCAACAGGTTAACGACAAAATCATCGACCTACAGGAGCTCACCCATTCCCTGCGCAGAAAATTCGAAACCAGCTGA
- a CDS encoding pyridoxal phosphate-dependent aminotransferase — protein sequence MNIFEPSQMLNALPKQFFAALVARAGQVAAEGHDVINLGQGNPDRPTPSHIVEALQRAAVDPMNHKYPPFRGHGYLKEAAAAFYKREYGVELDPQREIAILFGGKTGLVEVVQCLLNPGDTALVPDPGYPDYWSGIELARAVMEMMPLKEERGFLPDYTAITPETAAKAKLMFLNYPNNPTGAVADGEFFLETVRFAEKHNICVVHDFAYAAIGYEGQRPVSFLQTPGAKETGIEIYTLSKTYNMAGWRVAFAAGNASVIESLNLLQDHMYVSLFGAVQEAAAAALLGPQDCVRENVDRYEARRNTLISGLQQIGWQVEAPRGSFFAWLPVPEGYTSQSFADLLLEQAHVVVAPGIGFGTYGEGYVRIGLVSDEARLAEAVQRIAGLKLFTAEE from the coding sequence ATGAATATTTTCGAACCTTCCCAAATGCTCAATGCTTTGCCTAAGCAGTTCTTTGCTGCGCTTGTTGCCAGGGCCGGCCAGGTAGCGGCTGAAGGACATGATGTCATTAATCTCGGGCAAGGCAATCCTGACAGGCCTACCCCGTCTCATATTGTAGAAGCCTTGCAGCGAGCGGCGGTTGACCCTATGAATCATAAGTACCCGCCTTTTCGCGGGCATGGCTATCTTAAAGAAGCTGCGGCAGCTTTTTATAAACGGGAGTATGGTGTAGAGCTGGACCCGCAGCGGGAGATTGCTATACTGTTCGGCGGGAAAACCGGACTGGTTGAGGTAGTGCAGTGCCTGCTGAATCCGGGTGATACCGCACTCGTGCCGGACCCCGGTTACCCGGATTACTGGTCTGGTATTGAGCTGGCCCGGGCTGTTATGGAGATGATGCCGCTCAAGGAGGAGCGCGGGTTCCTGCCTGACTATACGGCTATAACCCCGGAAACGGCGGCCAAGGCAAAGCTGATGTTTCTTAACTACCCGAACAATCCGACCGGAGCGGTGGCTGACGGTGAGTTCTTTTTGGAGACGGTCCGGTTTGCGGAGAAGCATAACATATGTGTGGTGCATGATTTTGCCTATGCTGCGATTGGCTATGAGGGGCAGCGGCCGGTGAGCTTCCTCCAGACACCAGGAGCTAAGGAGACCGGCATCGAAATTTATACCTTGTCGAAGACCTATAATATGGCCGGCTGGCGGGTGGCCTTTGCCGCAGGAAATGCCAGTGTGATCGAGAGCCTGAATCTGTTGCAGGATCATATGTATGTCAGCTTGTTCGGGGCCGTACAGGAAGCGGCTGCTGCTGCGCTGCTGGGTCCGCAGGATTGTGTCCGCGAGAACGTAGACCGCTATGAAGCGCGGCGCAACACGTTGATCAGCGGCCTGCAGCAAATTGGCTGGCAGGTGGAGGCTCCGCGCGGCTCCTTTTTCGCCTGGCTTCCTGTTCCGGAAGGCTATACCTCACAGAGCTTTGCGGACCTGCTGCTGGAGCAGGCGCATGTGGTCGTCGCTCCAGGCATTGGCTTCGGTACTTATGGCGAAGGCTATGTGCGGATCGGACTGGTAAGCGATGAAGCCCGGCTGGCGGAAGCTGTGCAGCGGATCGCGGGATTGAAGCTGTTTACTGCGGAAGAATAG
- a CDS encoding ArsR/SmtB family transcription factor, which translates to MNSDIQQFKTEFFKALAHPMRIRILELLSEGEKNVNELQAILGSEGSAVSQQLAVLRAKNVVASVKEGTTVIYSLRDPLIKDLLAVARQIFDNHLVNAISLLEGIRSE; encoded by the coding sequence ATGAACAGCGATATTCAACAATTTAAGACGGAATTTTTTAAGGCGCTGGCTCATCCGATGCGGATCCGCATCCTGGAACTGCTGAGCGAAGGCGAGAAGAATGTGAATGAGCTGCAGGCGATTCTCGGTTCGGAAGGCTCTGCGGTATCCCAGCAGCTGGCCGTCCTCCGTGCCAAGAATGTGGTAGCCAGCGTCAAGGAAGGGACAACGGTGATTTACTCTCTGCGTGATCCCCTGATTAAGGACCTGCTGGCGGTGGCCAGACAGATCTTCGATAACCATCTCGTGAATGCTATATCCCTCCTGGAGGGCATCCGCAGCGAATAA